One part of the Nocardioides zeae genome encodes these proteins:
- a CDS encoding sensor histidine kinase, producing the protein MSSATATSPVGTTQHRPPPDPGARWGWAMACVWLVFMLFPVLDLLQTPRPLSQQVAGWVVVTLFVAVYVHGFVIADLGWMQRRLPSWWPVAGTAVLLVLSAAGVALQGLSSMGLFIYTSAYAMFLAPLRLASVVVGALVATTAALAAFVDAFSGGAFFVPVLVATVVTMAVARVLEDRRDLFRELGEEMALVAERERVARDVHDVLGHSLTVVVAKAELAERLVDLDPERAKAEIASIRSLSREALGEVRATVSGLRVARLGDELASAREALTSAGIVADVPTDPDVVDPRRRIVVAWVLREAVTNVVRHSGASRCSVELGDARLVVADDGRGGPHAPGNGLRGIGERVRAAGGTLTVSCGPEGGTRLEVAW; encoded by the coding sequence ATGAGCTCCGCCACTGCGACCTCCCCCGTCGGTACGACGCAGCACCGTCCCCCGCCGGACCCCGGCGCCCGCTGGGGCTGGGCCATGGCCTGCGTCTGGCTGGTCTTCATGCTCTTCCCGGTGCTCGACCTGCTCCAGACGCCGCGGCCGCTCTCCCAGCAGGTCGCCGGGTGGGTCGTGGTGACGCTCTTCGTCGCGGTCTACGTCCACGGCTTCGTCATCGCCGACCTGGGGTGGATGCAGCGTCGGCTGCCGTCGTGGTGGCCGGTGGCGGGGACGGCGGTGCTCCTCGTGCTGAGCGCCGCGGGGGTCGCCCTCCAGGGGCTCTCCTCCATGGGGCTGTTCATCTACACGTCGGCGTACGCCATGTTCCTGGCCCCGCTGCGACTCGCCTCGGTGGTGGTCGGGGCCCTCGTCGCGACCACGGCCGCGCTGGCCGCCTTCGTCGACGCGTTCTCCGGGGGCGCCTTCTTCGTGCCGGTGCTCGTCGCGACCGTCGTCACGATGGCGGTCGCGCGCGTGCTCGAGGACCGGCGCGACCTGTTCCGCGAGCTCGGCGAGGAGATGGCACTCGTCGCCGAGCGGGAGCGGGTGGCCCGGGACGTCCACGACGTGCTGGGGCACAGCCTGACCGTCGTCGTCGCCAAGGCCGAGCTCGCCGAGCGGCTCGTCGACCTCGACCCGGAGCGCGCGAAGGCCGAGATCGCCTCGATCCGCTCGCTCAGCCGGGAGGCGCTCGGGGAGGTGCGGGCCACCGTGTCCGGCCTGCGGGTCGCCCGGCTCGGCGACGAGCTGGCCTCCGCCCGGGAGGCCCTGACGTCGGCGGGGATCGTCGCCGACGTGCCGACCGATCCCGACGTCGTCGACCCGCGGCGCCGCATCGTGGTCGCCTGGGTGCTCCGCGAGGCCGTCACCAACGTGGTGCGGCACAGCGGCGCGTCCCGCTGCTCGGTCGAGCTCGGCGACGCCCGGCTCGTCGTCGCCGACGACGGGCGGGGCGGGCCGCACGCGCCCGGCAACGGGCTGCGCGGCATCGGCGAGCGCGTCCGCGCCGCCGGGG
- a CDS encoding ABC transporter permease yields MNTTYLGLELRRILRDRASLFFIVALPAFLYVVFGATQDGSQASVGNGNVALYIMLSMAAYGAVTATVGIGGTAAVERLQGWGRQLGLTPLPDLGFVVVKAALAVLVSLLPVALISVVGALTGASGTASAWALSLLAIAVGSVVFALFGLCAGLAFRSEAAVSAASGMVVILAFLGNVFVPLSGTLLTIAKFTPLYGYATLARYPVTEGRLISNDGSDLGTDPLWVPLLNLGVWCGVLGVVAVLLVRRGRARP; encoded by the coding sequence ATGAACACGACCTACCTCGGCCTCGAGCTCCGCCGCATCCTCCGCGACCGCGCGAGCCTGTTCTTCATCGTCGCCCTGCCGGCGTTCCTCTACGTCGTCTTCGGCGCCACCCAGGACGGCTCGCAGGCCTCGGTCGGCAACGGCAACGTGGCGCTCTACATCATGCTGTCGATGGCGGCGTACGGCGCGGTGACCGCCACCGTCGGCATCGGCGGCACCGCCGCCGTCGAGCGCCTGCAGGGCTGGGGCCGCCAGCTGGGCCTGACGCCGCTGCCCGACCTCGGCTTCGTGGTCGTGAAGGCCGCCCTCGCGGTGCTGGTCTCGCTGCTGCCCGTGGCCCTCATCTCGGTCGTCGGCGCGCTCACCGGCGCCTCCGGCACCGCGTCCGCGTGGGCGCTGAGCCTGCTCGCGATCGCAGTCGGCTCGGTCGTCTTCGCCCTGTTCGGCCTGTGCGCGGGGCTCGCGTTCCGGAGCGAGGCCGCGGTGAGCGCGGCGAGCGGTATGGTCGTGATCCTGGCGTTCCTGGGCAACGTGTTCGTGCCCCTGAGCGGCACCCTGCTGACGATCGCGAAGTTCACGCCGCTCTACGGGTACGCCACGCTCGCCCGCTACCCCGTCACGGAGGGCCGCCTCATCTCGAACGACGGTTCCGACCTCGGCACCGACCCGCTCTGGGTCCCGCTGCTCAACCTGGGCGTGTGGTGCGGCGTGCTCGGCGTCGTCGCGGTGCTCCTGGTGCGTCGGGGGCGCGCCCGCCCATGA
- a CDS encoding ABC transporter ATP-binding protein: MTTTHPDGPRATRPHDGPAVALRALTKTFHTRAGDVTAVRGIDLTIQPGEVVAVLGPNGAGKTTTLDMLLGLTEPTSGSVEVVGLAPRRAIATARVSAVLQTGGLLHDLTVGETVRLVASTYRHPAPVDDVLERAGLTGLASRLVSKCSGGEQQRLRFALALLPEPDLLVLDEPTAGMDVTARRDFWAAMHAEAAGGRTVVFATHYLEEADQFADRIVVVADGRVIADGTTAEIRSRASGRTVRATLPATLSFDARHATLVGLRRHPGAASVTVDESGRVTVVATDSDAVARALLVDVGAHDLEVVAGSLDDAFVALTSASAGATAPQEESR; this comes from the coding sequence ATGACCACGACCCACCCCGACGGGCCCCGCGCCACCCGGCCGCACGACGGCCCCGCGGTCGCGCTGCGGGCCCTGACCAAGACGTTCCACACCCGCGCCGGCGACGTGACGGCCGTCCGGGGCATCGACCTGACGATCCAGCCCGGCGAGGTGGTGGCCGTCCTCGGTCCCAACGGCGCCGGCAAGACGACGACCCTCGACATGCTCCTGGGCCTCACCGAGCCGACGAGCGGCAGCGTCGAGGTCGTCGGCCTCGCGCCCCGCCGGGCGATCGCGACGGCCCGCGTCTCGGCGGTGCTGCAGACCGGCGGCCTGCTCCACGACCTCACGGTCGGGGAGACGGTGCGGCTCGTCGCGTCGACGTACCGGCACCCCGCACCCGTCGACGACGTGCTCGAGCGCGCCGGCCTCACCGGGCTCGCGTCCCGGCTGGTCTCGAAGTGCTCGGGCGGGGAGCAGCAGCGGCTGCGGTTCGCGCTGGCACTGCTGCCCGAGCCCGACCTGCTCGTCCTCGACGAGCCGACCGCGGGCATGGACGTGACGGCCCGCCGCGACTTCTGGGCGGCGATGCACGCGGAGGCCGCCGGCGGCCGGACGGTCGTGTTCGCCACGCACTACCTCGAGGAGGCGGACCAGTTCGCCGACCGCATCGTCGTCGTGGCCGACGGCCGCGTGATCGCCGACGGCACGACCGCCGAGATCCGGTCGCGGGCGTCGGGCCGCACGGTGCGCGCCACCCTGCCGGCGACGCTGTCGTTCGACGCGCGGCACGCGACGCTCGTCGGCCTGCGCCGTCACCCCGGCGCCGCCAGCGTGACGGTCGACGAGTCCGGTCGCGTCACGGTGGTCGCCACCGACTCCGACGCGGTGGCCCGCGCGCTCCTCGTCGACGTCGGCGCCCACGACCTCGAGGTCGTGGCCGGCTCCCTCGACGACGCCTTCGTCGCCCTCACCAGCGCATCCGCCGGTGCGACCGCTCCCCAGGAGGAGTCCCGATGA